One genomic window of Mastomys coucha isolate ucsf_1 unplaced genomic scaffold, UCSF_Mcou_1 pScaffold8, whole genome shotgun sequence includes the following:
- the Rad1 gene encoding cell cycle checkpoint protein RAD1 isoform X1: MPLLTQYNEDEYEQYCLVASLDNVRNLSTVLKAIHFKEHATCFATKNGIKVTVENAKCVQANAFIQADVFQEFVIQEESVTFRINLTILLDCLSIFGSSPTPGTLTALRMCYQGYGHPLMLFLEEGGVVTVCKITTQEPEETLDFDFCSTNVMNKIILQSEGLREAFSELDMTGDVLQITVSPDKPYFRLSTFGNAGNSHLDYPKDSDLVEAFHCNKTQVNRYKLSLLKPSTKALALSCKVSIRTDNRGFLSLQYMIRNEDGQICFVEYYCCPDEEVPES, translated from the exons ATGCCTCTCCTAACCCAGTACAATGAGGATGAGTACGAACAGTACTGCTTAGTGGCCAGCCTTGACAACGTTAGGAATCTCTCCACTGTCTTGAAAGCCATTCATTTCAAAGAACATGCCACGTGTTTTGCTACTAAAAACGGAATCAAGGTTACTGTGGAGAACGCAAAGTGTGTGCAAGCAAATGCCTTTATTCAG GCTGACGTGTTTCAGGAATTTGTCATTCAGGAAGAATCTGTTACTTTTCGAATTAACTTAACAATCCTTTTAGACTGTCTATCTATTTTTGGATCAAGTCCTACACCAG GGACTTTAACTGCACTTCGGATGTGTTACCAAGGTTATGGTCACCCTCTGATGCTATTTCTAGAAGAAGGAGGAGTGGTGACAGTCTGCAAAATTaccactcaggagcctgaggagaCACTGGATTTTGATTTTTGCAGCACCAATGTTATGAATAAAATTATCCTGCAGTCAGAGGGGCTCCGGGAAGCCTTTTCTGAGTTGGACATGACAGGTGATGTCCTACAGATCACCGTGTCTCCTGACAAGCCCTACTTCAG GTTGTCTACTTTTGGGAATGCAGGAAACTCCCATCTTGACTATCCCAAAGATTCTGACTTGGTGGAAGCATTTCACTGTAATAAGACCCAGGTCAACAG ATACAAACTGTCTTTACTGAAACCCTCTACAAAGGCATTAGCGTTATCTTGTAAAGTGTCTATTCGGACAGACAACCGAGGATTCCTCTCATTACAGTACATGATTAGAAATGAAGATGGGCAGATATGTTTTGTGGAATATTACTGCTGCCCTGATGAAGAAGTCCCTGAGTCTTGA
- the Rad1 gene encoding cell cycle checkpoint protein RAD1 isoform X2 produces the protein MPLLTQYNEDEYEQYCLVASLDNVRNLSTVLKAIHFKEHATCFATKNGIKVTVENAKCVQANAFIQADVFQEFVIQEESVTFRINLTILLDCLSIFGSSPTPGTLTALRMCYQGYGHPLMLFLEEGGVVTVCKITTQEPEETLDFDFCSTNVMNKIILQSEGLREAFSELDMTGDVLQITVSPDKPYFRYKLSLLKPSTKALALSCKVSIRTDNRGFLSLQYMIRNEDGQICFVEYYCCPDEEVPES, from the exons ATGCCTCTCCTAACCCAGTACAATGAGGATGAGTACGAACAGTACTGCTTAGTGGCCAGCCTTGACAACGTTAGGAATCTCTCCACTGTCTTGAAAGCCATTCATTTCAAAGAACATGCCACGTGTTTTGCTACTAAAAACGGAATCAAGGTTACTGTGGAGAACGCAAAGTGTGTGCAAGCAAATGCCTTTATTCAG GCTGACGTGTTTCAGGAATTTGTCATTCAGGAAGAATCTGTTACTTTTCGAATTAACTTAACAATCCTTTTAGACTGTCTATCTATTTTTGGATCAAGTCCTACACCAG GGACTTTAACTGCACTTCGGATGTGTTACCAAGGTTATGGTCACCCTCTGATGCTATTTCTAGAAGAAGGAGGAGTGGTGACAGTCTGCAAAATTaccactcaggagcctgaggagaCACTGGATTTTGATTTTTGCAGCACCAATGTTATGAATAAAATTATCCTGCAGTCAGAGGGGCTCCGGGAAGCCTTTTCTGAGTTGGACATGACAGGTGATGTCCTACAGATCACCGTGTCTCCTGACAAGCCCTACTTCAG ATACAAACTGTCTTTACTGAAACCCTCTACAAAGGCATTAGCGTTATCTTGTAAAGTGTCTATTCGGACAGACAACCGAGGATTCCTCTCATTACAGTACATGATTAGAAATGAAGATGGGCAGATATGTTTTGTGGAATATTACTGCTGCCCTGATGAAGAAGTCCCTGAGTCTTGA